In the Phaeobacter gallaeciensis genome, one interval contains:
- a CDS encoding threonine ammonia-lyase: MTSISMIEAAAQRLDGHARKTPLLSSPFLDEVAGRRLLVKPECLQHTGSFKFRGGWAALSAMDEDTRKRGVLAYSSGNHAQGVAAAAQAHGVPAVIIMPSDAPQLKIDNTRALGAEVVLYDRAGESREEIGAHYEKTRGLTLVKPYDDPQVIAGQGTVGLEIAEQAAAEGVTSGDVLVCCGGGGLTGGVALALEARAPGLRVRPAEPEGFDDVARSLSSGQVESNPATSGSICDAILTPAPGEITFPILSRLCGPGIVITEDEALRAMALAFLRLKIVVEPGGAAALAAALFHGDEIQGDAVIAVATGGNVDPAMFIRALEQHA, encoded by the coding sequence ATGACTTCCATTTCCATGATCGAAGCCGCTGCCCAGCGGCTTGATGGCCACGCCCGCAAGACACCGCTGCTCTCCTCGCCCTTCCTCGACGAGGTTGCGGGCCGTCGCCTGCTGGTCAAACCCGAATGCCTGCAACACACTGGATCGTTCAAGTTCCGGGGCGGCTGGGCAGCGCTCTCGGCAATGGACGAGGACACCCGCAAACGTGGCGTGCTGGCCTATTCCAGTGGCAATCATGCGCAGGGTGTCGCAGCCGCCGCGCAGGCCCATGGCGTCCCTGCCGTGATCATCATGCCCTCTGACGCGCCGCAGCTGAAGATCGACAACACCCGCGCCCTTGGCGCCGAGGTGGTGCTTTATGACCGTGCAGGCGAAAGCCGCGAAGAGATCGGCGCGCATTACGAGAAGACCCGCGGCCTGACGCTGGTCAAACCCTATGACGACCCGCAGGTGATCGCCGGTCAGGGCACCGTTGGTCTGGAGATCGCAGAGCAGGCCGCTGCCGAAGGCGTCACCTCGGGCGATGTGCTGGTCTGCTGCGGTGGCGGCGGTCTGACCGGCGGCGTGGCGCTGGCGCTGGAGGCCCGCGCGCCCGGTCTGCGGGTACGTCCCGCCGAACCCGAAGGCTTTGACGACGTGGCCCGGTCGCTCTCAAGCGGGCAAGTCGAAAGCAATCCCGCCACCTCCGGCTCCATCTGCGATGCCATCCTGACGCCTGCGCCGGGGGAAATCACCTTTCCCATCCTGTCGCGCCTTTGCGGCCCCGGCATTGTCATCACCGAGGATGAAGCCCTGCGCGCCATGGCGCTGGCCTTCCTGCGGCTGAAGATCGTTGTCGAGCCGGGCGGCGCTGCTGCCCTTGCCGCGGCACTGTTCCACGGGGATGAGATCCAAGGCGATGCGGTGATCGCCGTGGCCACCGGCGGCAATGTGGATCCCGCGATGTTCATCCGCGCACTGGAGCAGCACGCCTAA
- a CDS encoding alpha/beta fold hydrolase, which translates to MPNFTTSDGLSLHYTDSAQGKALPLICLPGLTRDGQDFRYFAPHGARYRMITLDARGRGQSDPDPKIANYNVMREAQDVTELMDHLGLEQAAILGTSRGGMVAMVLAATAKDRLSAVVLNDVGPEIPQGGIARIMEYVGRRPAAKTYDKAAQTLAALMAPAFPDVPPARWREEVEVFYDETPDGLALRYDPRLRDALLEQAKAGPPPDLWPLFMALEGLPCGAIRGANSDVLSHETYLEMQRRLPALQAVELDNRGHVPFLDEPAALTLIHSVLDQI; encoded by the coding sequence ATGCCAAATTTCACCACTTCGGATGGGCTGTCGCTCCACTACACCGACAGCGCGCAGGGTAAGGCCCTGCCGCTGATCTGCTTGCCGGGCCTTACCCGCGATGGGCAGGACTTCCGCTATTTCGCACCGCATGGCGCACGCTACCGGATGATCACGCTGGATGCGCGCGGGCGCGGGCAATCGGACCCCGACCCTAAGATCGCCAATTACAACGTCATGCGCGAGGCGCAGGATGTGACCGAACTGATGGATCACTTAGGCCTGGAACAGGCCGCGATCCTCGGCACCTCACGTGGGGGAATGGTGGCCATGGTGCTGGCCGCCACCGCAAAGGACCGCCTTAGCGCCGTGGTGCTGAACGATGTGGGACCGGAAATCCCTCAAGGTGGCATTGCCCGCATCATGGAATACGTCGGTCGCCGCCCCGCTGCAAAAACCTATGATAAGGCTGCGCAAACTCTGGCGGCTTTGATGGCACCCGCCTTCCCCGACGTGCCGCCCGCCCGCTGGCGCGAGGAGGTCGAAGTCTTCTACGACGAAACGCCGGATGGCCTTGCCTTGCGCTATGATCCACGCCTGCGCGATGCGCTGCTGGAGCAGGCCAAGGCTGGCCCGCCCCCCGATCTTTGGCCGCTGTTCATGGCGCTCGAGGGGCTGCCCTGCGGCGCAATCCGGGGCGCCAATTCCGATGTGCTGAGCCATGAGACCTATCTTGAAATGCAGCGCCGCCTGCCTGCCCTGCAGGCGGTAGAGCTGGACAATCGCGGCCATGTCCCGTTTCTGGACGAACCGGCTGCCCTCACCCTTATTCATTCCGTATTGGACCAGATTTGA
- a CDS encoding haloacid dehalogenase type II, translated as MPITTCVFDAYGTLFDVAAAARQAAAEPDFPQLQGTWATLAANWRQKQIQYTWLRAVTGAHTDFWEVTQNGLDWSLEAAGLAGDDALRERLLALYWELQAYPEVPAMLTALKEAGFNTAILSNGSPGMLEGCVQSAGVGAVLDDLLSVESVGVFKPHSSVYDLVGKRFDCASSEVLFVSSNGWDAAAASGYGFETVWVNRAGEPMDRLPWTPQHVLNDLTTIPDIAKG; from the coding sequence ATGCCCATCACCACCTGTGTATTCGACGCCTATGGCACCCTGTTCGATGTTGCCGCCGCCGCCCGGCAGGCCGCGGCCGAGCCGGACTTCCCGCAGCTTCAGGGCACTTGGGCAACTCTGGCCGCCAACTGGCGCCAGAAGCAGATCCAATATACCTGGCTGCGTGCGGTGACAGGCGCCCATACCGATTTCTGGGAGGTCACCCAGAACGGGCTGGACTGGTCGCTGGAGGCCGCCGGTCTGGCCGGAGATGACGCCCTGCGCGAGCGTCTGCTGGCGCTCTACTGGGAACTTCAAGCCTACCCCGAGGTGCCCGCCATGCTCACAGCGCTGAAAGAGGCCGGTTTCAACACGGCCATCCTGTCCAACGGCTCGCCCGGGATGCTTGAAGGATGCGTGCAATCCGCCGGAGTGGGCGCGGTTCTGGACGATCTCCTGTCGGTCGAAAGCGTCGGCGTCTTCAAGCCGCATTCCAGCGTCTACGATCTGGTCGGCAAACGCTTTGACTGCGCATCGTCCGAGGTGCTCTTCGTCTCCTCCAACGGCTGGGACGCGGCGGCGGCCAGCGGTTACGGCTTCGAAACCGTCTGGGTCAACCGCGCCGGAGAACCGATGGACCGCCTGCCCTGGACGCCGCAGCACGTGCTGAATGATCTCACCACGATCCCGGACATCGCCAAGGGCTGA
- a CDS encoding FKBP-type peptidyl-prolyl cis-trans isomerase, with protein sequence MTEVKNGDTVRIHYTGRLTDGTVFDSSEGRDPLEFTVGAGHVIGGMDAGLPGMVAGDKKTLEIACDDAYGPSNPDARQAIPREGIPDDIPLEPGTQLQMQTPEGQVLPVTVVEADEATVTLDANHPLAGKDLIFDIELVSIN encoded by the coding sequence ATGACCGAGGTAAAGAATGGCGACACCGTGCGCATCCACTACACGGGCCGACTGACGGATGGGACCGTTTTTGACAGCTCCGAAGGGCGTGATCCGCTGGAGTTCACCGTTGGCGCCGGTCACGTGATCGGCGGCATGGATGCCGGTCTGCCGGGCATGGTCGCGGGCGACAAGAAGACGCTCGAGATCGCCTGTGATGACGCATACGGTCCGTCCAACCCTGACGCACGTCAGGCGATCCCGCGCGAAGGTATTCCGGATGACATCCCGCTGGAGCCGGGCACGCAGCTGCAGATGCAGACCCCGGAAGGCCAGGTCCTGCCGGTAACCGTGGTCGAAGCGGACGAAGCGACGGTTACGCTTGATGCCAACCATCCGCTGGCGGGCAAGGATTTGATTTTCGATATCGAGCTGGTGTCGATCAACTGA
- a CDS encoding NAD(P)H-dependent flavin oxidoreductase translates to MAATELIRALNLEVPIFQAPMAGVSSPAMAAAVSNAGGLGALGIGASGVAQAREMIRQTRALTARPFNVNVFCHRPAVPDPAREAAWLDLLAPVFARFDAEAPAALSEIYTSFVVDRDMQEMLLAERPAVVSFHFGLPALDVILALKEAGIFLMASATSLAEARAIRDAGVQAVVAQGWEAGGHRGIFDPAAPDERLSSLDLTRLLVAEVDRPVVTAGGLMTGGDIAAALRLGASAAQLGTAFIDCSESLADGAYRARLHSKAAEATQMTSAISGRPARCLANDFTAWAAEHSDAAVPDYPIAYDAGKALNAEANSAGASGFGAQWAGQGAPRARSGSASDIMAALIAEWRVATA, encoded by the coding sequence ATGGCTGCAACGGAGCTTATCCGGGCACTGAACCTTGAGGTGCCGATCTTTCAGGCGCCGATGGCGGGGGTCAGCTCTCCTGCCATGGCGGCGGCGGTCAGCAATGCAGGCGGGCTTGGCGCGCTGGGCATCGGCGCCTCTGGAGTGGCGCAAGCGCGGGAGATGATCCGCCAGACGCGGGCGCTGACTGCGCGGCCATTCAACGTCAATGTTTTCTGCCACCGGCCCGCTGTGCCGGATCCGGCGCGGGAGGCGGCCTGGCTGGATCTGCTCGCCCCGGTCTTTGCCCGGTTCGATGCGGAGGCGCCAGCGGCCTTGAGCGAAATATATACCAGCTTTGTGGTGGACAGGGACATGCAGGAGATGCTGCTGGCAGAGCGCCCGGCGGTGGTCAGCTTTCATTTCGGCCTGCCTGCGCTGGATGTGATCCTGGCACTGAAAGAGGCGGGTATCTTTCTGATGGCGAGCGCCACATCGTTGGCGGAGGCGCGTGCGATCCGCGACGCCGGGGTGCAGGCGGTGGTGGCGCAGGGCTGGGAAGCGGGCGGCCATCGCGGCATCTTCGACCCCGCAGCCCCGGATGAAAGGTTGAGTTCCCTTGATCTGACGCGGCTGCTGGTGGCGGAGGTTGACCGGCCGGTGGTGACAGCAGGCGGGCTGATGACGGGGGGCGATATCGCAGCGGCACTGCGTTTGGGAGCCTCGGCGGCGCAGCTGGGCACCGCCTTCATCGATTGTAGCGAAAGCCTGGCAGATGGTGCGTACCGCGCCCGGCTGCATTCGAAAGCGGCGGAGGCCACCCAGATGACATCGGCGATTTCAGGCCGCCCGGCCCGTTGCCTCGCCAACGATTTCACCGCATGGGCGGCAGAGCACTCAGACGCGGCTGTTCCGGACTATCCGATCGCCTATGATGCGGGAAAGGCGCTGAATGCGGAGGCTAACTCGGCCGGGGCCTCCGGGTTTGGCGCGCAATGGGCAGGCCAAGGCGCGCCGCGCGCCCGCAGCGGTTCGGCGTCGGATATCATGGCAGCGCTGATTGCCGAATGGCGGGTGGCCACGGCATAG
- a CDS encoding enoyl-ACP reductase FabI, translating to MSGVLTGKRGLIMGVANERSIAWGIAKAMHEAGAELAFTYQGEAFGKRLEPLAASVGSDFMVDVDVTDDASLDTAFEQLAARWPTIDFVVHAIAYSDKTELTGRFINTSRANFKNSMDISAYSFIEVARRAYPMMEENGGTLLTLTYGGSNRVTPNYNVMGVAKAALESATRYLANDLGPDGIRVNAISPGPMKTLAGAAIGGARKTYKHTEQNAPLRSNATLEAVGGTAVYLASDAGAYTTGEVIRVDGGFHILGMPQQENL from the coding sequence CGCCTGGGGCATCGCCAAGGCGATGCACGAGGCCGGAGCCGAGCTGGCCTTCACCTATCAGGGTGAAGCCTTTGGCAAGCGGCTGGAACCGCTCGCGGCCTCTGTCGGCAGCGATTTCATGGTTGATGTGGATGTGACCGACGATGCCTCGCTCGACACCGCATTCGAACAGCTCGCAGCGCGCTGGCCGACGATCGATTTTGTGGTGCACGCGATTGCCTATTCGGACAAGACAGAGCTGACCGGCCGGTTCATCAACACCAGCCGCGCGAACTTCAAGAACTCCATGGATATCTCCGCCTATTCCTTCATCGAGGTGGCGCGCCGCGCCTATCCGATGATGGAGGAGAACGGTGGCACCTTGCTGACGCTGACCTATGGCGGCTCCAACCGGGTGACCCCGAACTACAACGTGATGGGCGTTGCCAAGGCCGCATTGGAAAGCGCCACCCGTTATCTGGCCAATGACCTTGGCCCCGATGGCATCCGCGTCAACGCGATCTCGCCCGGCCCGATGAAGACCCTCGCCGGCGCCGCTATTGGCGGGGCGCGCAAGACCTACAAGCACACCGAACAGAACGCGCCCTTGCGGTCAAACGCAACGCTTGAAGCTGTGGGCGGCACCGCCGTCTATCTGGCCTCGGATGCGGGCGCCTATACAACGGGTGAGGTCATCCGTGTCGATGGTGGCTTTCATATCCTTGGTATGCCGCAGCAGGAAAACCTCTAA